One Nocardia iowensis DNA window includes the following coding sequences:
- a CDS encoding alkane 1-monooxygenase, which translates to MTDFTADERGPAHCAGTGSFRTRVGRSRCAADPKRYLWVLGLIAPCCALLPSQLVLHTDATVFWWIGPIIMLIVIPVLDWVIGDDGRNPREEDYELLSNDRYYRWCTYLFLPIQLTGLFIAGAMWAGDELSLVDKLGLAATLGFVSGIGINAAHELGHRVEHLERWLAKIALAQSGYGHFFVEHNRGHHVRVATPEDSASGRLGESLWEFLPRSISGGFRSAIALERERLARRELGWWSVHNHILQAWSMSLALFGTLVALFGWAVLPWLVLQAVIGFGLLETVNYVEHYGLLRVRKSNGNYARCSPRDSWNSDRLVTNIFLFHLQRHSDHHANPGRRYQTLRGSTQAPQLPAGYATMIVLAAIPPLWRAVMNERVLAHYGGDISLANIQPRKRRKYLA; encoded by the coding sequence ATGACAGATTTCACCGCCGACGAACGAGGTCCGGCGCATTGTGCAGGTACCGGTAGTTTTCGAACACGCGTGGGCCGATCGAGATGCGCCGCCGACCCGAAACGCTACCTGTGGGTCCTGGGTCTGATCGCTCCATGCTGCGCGCTGCTCCCCTCGCAGTTGGTGTTACATACCGATGCAACGGTGTTCTGGTGGATCGGTCCGATCATCATGCTCATCGTTATCCCGGTGCTGGACTGGGTGATCGGTGACGACGGCAGAAACCCGCGCGAGGAAGACTACGAGTTGCTCTCCAATGACCGGTACTACCGCTGGTGCACTTATCTGTTCCTGCCAATCCAGCTGACCGGGCTGTTCATCGCGGGCGCGATGTGGGCCGGTGACGAATTGAGCCTCGTGGACAAGCTGGGCCTGGCCGCCACGCTGGGCTTCGTCAGCGGTATCGGTATCAACGCAGCGCACGAACTCGGGCACCGGGTGGAGCATCTGGAGCGCTGGTTGGCCAAGATCGCGCTCGCCCAGTCGGGGTACGGTCACTTCTTCGTCGAGCACAACCGCGGCCACCACGTTCGGGTCGCCACTCCGGAGGATTCGGCGAGCGGCCGGTTGGGTGAGTCGCTGTGGGAGTTCTTGCCGCGAAGTATCAGTGGCGGTTTCCGTTCGGCGATCGCGCTTGAGCGGGAACGGCTCGCGCGCCGCGAGCTGGGCTGGTGGAGCGTGCACAACCATATCCTGCAGGCATGGTCGATGAGCCTGGCGCTGTTCGGAACGCTGGTCGCGCTGTTCGGCTGGGCGGTGCTGCCCTGGCTGGTGCTGCAAGCTGTGATCGGGTTCGGTCTGCTGGAGACGGTGAACTATGTCGAGCATTACGGTCTGCTGCGTGTGCGTAAATCGAACGGAAACTACGCGCGCTGTTCGCCTCGCGACAGCTGGAACAGCGACCGTCTGGTCACCAACATCTTTCTGTTCCACCTGCAGCGCCACAGCGATCACCACGCCAACCCGGGCCGCCGTTATCAGACGCTACGCGGCTCGACGCAGGCGCCGCAGTTGCCTGCCGGATACGCCACAATGATTGTGCTCGCCGCGATCCCGCCACTCTGGCGCGCGGTGATGAACGAGCGCGTGTTGGCGCATTACGGGGGCGACATAAGCTTGGCGAATATCCAGCCGCGCAAGCGCCGCAAGTACCTGGCCTGA
- a CDS encoding cytochrome P450: MDSPHHSRIRALVAREFTVRRVERLRDGAEKILAKLLDNLAAGPRPTDFVSEVARRLPALVAGDLLGVSESDRETFRDWVRTLLNINCVSPEEGVAAAVNLADYVRVLVERRHRHPSDDLIGALVRAHDDEDRLTDDELVSFGMVLLLAGFETVADQMAISVFLLLTTNGHYGQLRDNPELVPTAVEELVRFAPPTAGTLMPYVATADVEIGGVTIREGDTVVLSNISANRDPAAFAAADQLDLARTPNPHLGFGHGAHHCLGAQLARMQLRVLLTMLPQRFPELTLAVPTGAVPWKKGMFTRGPEELLITW; encoded by the coding sequence ATGGATTCACCGCACCATTCACGAATACGCGCTCTTGTGGCGCGCGAATTCACCGTTCGCCGGGTGGAGCGGTTGCGGGATGGCGCCGAGAAGATTCTGGCAAAGTTGCTGGACAACCTGGCGGCCGGTCCGCGGCCAACAGATTTCGTGTCCGAAGTAGCGCGACGACTGCCGGCCCTCGTCGCCGGTGACCTTCTAGGCGTCTCGGAATCCGACCGCGAAACGTTCCGGGACTGGGTTCGAACGCTTCTCAACATCAACTGCGTGAGCCCGGAGGAGGGCGTCGCCGCAGCGGTCAACCTCGCCGACTATGTCCGCGTTCTCGTGGAACGGCGGCACCGGCATCCCAGCGACGATCTCATCGGTGCGCTGGTACGGGCCCACGACGACGAGGACAGACTGACCGACGACGAATTGGTCTCCTTCGGAATGGTTCTGCTGCTCGCGGGATTCGAGACGGTCGCCGACCAAATGGCGATCTCGGTGTTTCTGCTACTCACCACCAACGGTCACTACGGTCAGCTGCGCGACAATCCCGAGCTGGTACCCACCGCGGTCGAGGAACTCGTACGCTTCGCCCCTCCGACCGCGGGAACTCTCATGCCATATGTGGCGACCGCCGATGTGGAGATCGGTGGCGTCACTATCCGTGAAGGCGACACCGTGGTGCTGTCGAACATCTCCGCGAACCGGGATCCGGCGGCGTTCGCGGCTGCAGACCAACTCGACTTGGCTCGAACCCCCAACCCACATCTCGGATTCGGGCATGGCGCTCACCACTGTCTCGGTGCGCAGCTGGCGCGCATGCAACTACGGGTCTTGTTGACCATGCTCCCCCAGCGGTTTCCCGAACTGACACTGGCAGTCCCCACCGGTGCGGTGCCGTGGAAGAAAGGGATGTTCACCCGCGGGCCAGAGGAACTTTTGATCACCTGGTAG
- a CDS encoding ferredoxin, whose product MSEWELIVDREVCLGSGLCVGATKGVFELVDNRSRPTASQCSPDEAVMLAATSCPAGAIRIVEASVGRTIFPDEEG is encoded by the coding sequence ATGAGTGAGTGGGAGTTGATAGTCGACCGTGAGGTATGCCTGGGTTCCGGGTTGTGTGTTGGAGCAACCAAAGGTGTATTCGAACTGGTGGACAACCGCTCGCGGCCCACAGCATCGCAATGTTCGCCGGACGAAGCTGTCATGTTGGCGGCAACGAGCTGCCCGGCCGGGGCGATAAGAATCGTGGAGGCGTCGGTGGGGCGAACGATCTTCCCTGACGAGGAGGGCTGA
- a CDS encoding DUF397 domain-containing protein has protein sequence MYDLQLTIAELVKLMWHVASGCESNGCVEVANVPDGRVAVRDSKDRTGPTLVLTPGQWDEFLSSVRAGEFDR, from the coding sequence ATGTACGACTTGCAACTCACCATCGCTGAGCTAGTGAAATTGATGTGGCATGTGGCAAGCGGCTGCGAGTCGAACGGTTGTGTCGAGGTTGCCAATGTGCCCGATGGGCGCGTCGCGGTCCGGGATTCCAAGGATCGCACGGGACCTACCCTGGTCCTCACTCCAGGCCAGTGGGACGAGTTCCTTTCGAGTGTGCGTGCTGGTGAATTCGATCGCTAG
- a CDS encoding GNAT family N-acetyltransferase, giving the protein MPITTCIATPAHIDACVRVLAEGFADDPVMSCIWPDQNRRHGALPRYFAASLRHFHLPGGGVQIATDQHGDLGGVAVWDPPGQWDQPFSRTLRALPALLPALRARTSAAIAVRRTLDDHHPLAPLHWYLANIATPASHRNQGYAARLVADRLAAAPDTAAYLVCTREKNIGFYQRFGFTVSATFNLPIGPKPPMWAMIREP; this is encoded by the coding sequence GTGCCAATCACCACCTGCATTGCCACACCTGCCCACATCGATGCCTGCGTACGTGTCCTGGCCGAAGGCTTCGCCGACGATCCAGTCATGTCGTGCATCTGGCCCGACCAGAACAGACGCCACGGTGCGCTACCGCGCTACTTCGCCGCGTCCCTGCGGCACTTCCACTTGCCGGGAGGGGGTGTACAGATAGCTACCGACCAGCACGGCGACCTCGGTGGCGTCGCGGTGTGGGATCCGCCGGGACAGTGGGATCAGCCATTCTCGCGCACACTGCGCGCCCTACCAGCGCTGTTACCCGCCCTGCGCGCCAGGACATCCGCTGCGATCGCTGTACGTCGCACACTGGACGATCACCACCCACTCGCACCACTGCACTGGTACCTGGCCAACATCGCAACACCCGCCAGCCACCGCAATCAGGGATATGCCGCCCGGCTCGTCGCCGACCGCCTCGCAGCTGCGCCGGACACTGCCGCCTACCTGGTGTGCACACGTGAAAAGAACATCGGTTTCTACCAGCGATTCGGGTTCACGGTGAGCGCCACCTTCAATCTACCCATAGGACCGAAACCCCCAATGTGGGCCATGATTCGCGAACCTTAA
- a CDS encoding GAF domain-containing protein encodes MERAHDEVLIETIGSDPRVVWAASQARDARITNVFRGAEGMLMQRLVQDVVKSRVSTVRSGREGNATGRVYAAYPVVGPDNAVSGVQILYGPKPEHPTAATAAYQWELDVNDGPPRLHATPELLDILEVPERQRDRPSHAYGPVDFFTRVERLADLVRMWEAILTAEPGHAATGTVIIRTSSGRPGLLLYAERCVKTEAGPRLRVVCRDITDTVDPRQLRIDMLDMSMAKAAVSAQGMYGFVLDARWPSTCIVKWLSALAPGFGHGVSTGATPGVHPDDQRRVPAMVKAALETGSVQDTFRIRPGFGADNWVGQDGWLTINFNTWLIDPEVSQTLALSLIYPNTDKPPDT; translated from the coding sequence GTGGAGCGAGCACACGACGAGGTGCTGATCGAGACCATCGGATCCGATCCACGGGTGGTCTGGGCAGCGAGCCAGGCCCGCGACGCACGGATAACGAATGTGTTCCGCGGAGCCGAGGGCATGCTCATGCAACGTCTGGTTCAAGACGTTGTGAAATCAAGGGTTAGCACCGTGCGTTCCGGACGGGAAGGCAACGCAACCGGGCGGGTGTATGCCGCCTATCCAGTAGTTGGCCCAGACAACGCAGTCAGCGGCGTGCAGATCCTGTATGGCCCGAAACCAGAACACCCGACCGCTGCCACTGCCGCCTACCAGTGGGAGCTCGATGTCAATGACGGGCCACCACGTTTGCATGCGACGCCCGAGTTACTCGACATCCTGGAAGTGCCTGAGCGTCAGCGTGACCGCCCTTCGCACGCCTATGGGCCCGTCGACTTCTTCACCCGCGTCGAACGGCTAGCCGATCTGGTGCGGATGTGGGAAGCAATACTGACTGCCGAACCTGGCCACGCCGCAACCGGCACCGTGATCATCCGCACCAGTTCGGGCCGGCCAGGCTTACTGCTCTATGCGGAGCGCTGCGTCAAGACCGAGGCAGGTCCACGGCTACGGGTCGTGTGCCGAGACATCACCGACACGGTCGATCCGCGACAGCTACGCATTGACATGCTCGATATGAGCATGGCGAAGGCAGCCGTCAGCGCACAAGGGATGTACGGCTTCGTGCTCGACGCACGCTGGCCGAGCACGTGCATCGTCAAATGGCTGTCGGCACTCGCCCCCGGCTTCGGACACGGCGTATCAACAGGCGCAACGCCTGGCGTACATCCCGACGATCAGCGGCGCGTGCCCGCAATGGTGAAGGCGGCACTGGAGACCGGAAGCGTGCAAGACACCTTCCGCATCCGACCCGGGTTCGGCGCCGACAACTGGGTCGGCCAGGACGGCTGGCTGACCATAAACTTCAACACGTGGCTGATCGACCCTGAAGTGTCGCAAACCCTCGCGCTGAGCCTGATCTACCCGAACACCGACAAGCCACCAGACACGTAG
- a CDS encoding class I SAM-dependent methyltransferase: MLAGVRIWLPFMGPFARQLGFPSGWWGRRITNGLNIFNRRVMEGSVAALKASSGETVADIGFGGGHVLAILLDQVGAHGRVYGIDISPTMIAQAQRRFEEFISTDRLRLVEAPMRKLPFGDAILDGVVTVNTIYYISDEELAASFTELARVLRPGGRLVVGAADPAFVQATPWRDGLINRPPTEVIALIEGAGFVVHEDLRIGESERAFHVYVAALVERGNN; the protein is encoded by the coding sequence ATGCTGGCGGGCGTGCGCATTTGGCTTCCGTTCATGGGTCCGTTCGCTCGCCAGCTGGGATTCCCATCTGGATGGTGGGGACGCCGGATCACCAACGGCCTCAACATCTTTAACAGGCGGGTGATGGAGGGCTCGGTCGCGGCGCTCAAGGCGTCTTCGGGTGAGACCGTCGCTGACATCGGCTTTGGTGGCGGTCACGTACTTGCGATCCTGCTCGATCAGGTAGGAGCACATGGACGCGTCTATGGCATTGATATCTCTCCAACTATGATCGCCCAGGCGCAGAGACGATTCGAAGAGTTCATCAGCACGGATCGATTGCGGTTGGTTGAAGCGCCGATGCGGAAGCTGCCCTTCGGCGACGCCATCCTCGATGGTGTCGTGACCGTGAACACGATCTATTACATCTCAGACGAAGAACTTGCCGCGTCGTTCACGGAACTGGCGCGTGTGCTGCGACCCGGGGGTCGGCTGGTGGTCGGCGCTGCAGATCCTGCCTTTGTCCAAGCCACGCCCTGGCGTGACGGTCTGATAAATCGACCACCCACTGAGGTCATCGCCCTCATCGAGGGGGCCGGGTTCGTCGTGCACGAAGACCTACGGATCGGCGAGTCTGAGCGTGCATTCCACGTCTACGTCGCCGCGCTGGTGGAAAGAGGCAACAACTAA
- a CDS encoding MFS transporter, producing the protein MHFFPAPVPTAGPQRTLMLVVLAISVSSGIFMASGALYFNRIIGIPATAVGLGLSLAGAVGIGTSVFAGRLSDQYGPKVVLVANLLAAAGATLGFLAVQNFLIYVAVVVVSATGRSASMVVVGPIINRIVCEKVAQCRAYAKSVFNFGAAGGAGLSAVAVQMDSPASYRVLIVISSMCLLGAAAMVRKLPHLAPAVRAGSRAERWIALKDRPYLALMGLDAVLSLQFRILNVIIPLWIIEHTFAPRWTAPGTLVLNTVIVVTCQVMFSRSIDNPRSGGVALRRSGWAFLAACVIFGFSAGGSGWIAILVLAAGVVTLSVGELWQTAGRFEVSNSLAPPHVIGQYLGVFSVGMRLSDSIGPALLTVLCLEVGRVGWLAVGLALLGAGLIAPAAVRRAESTRTRRDVTTRP; encoded by the coding sequence GTGCATTTCTTCCCCGCACCGGTGCCGACTGCCGGTCCTCAGCGCACGTTGATGCTCGTCGTACTGGCCATCTCCGTTTCCAGCGGGATATTCATGGCATCCGGGGCGCTCTATTTCAACCGGATCATAGGGATTCCGGCCACCGCGGTCGGCCTGGGCCTGAGTCTCGCCGGCGCTGTCGGTATCGGCACCAGCGTCTTCGCGGGTCGACTGTCGGACCAATATGGTCCGAAGGTGGTTCTGGTGGCGAATCTACTTGCCGCTGCCGGCGCGACACTGGGTTTCCTTGCGGTGCAAAACTTTCTGATCTATGTCGCGGTCGTGGTGGTCTCCGCAACTGGACGATCGGCGTCGATGGTCGTTGTCGGGCCCATCATCAACAGGATCGTCTGCGAGAAGGTTGCGCAGTGCCGGGCATACGCAAAGTCGGTCTTCAACTTCGGGGCCGCCGGTGGAGCGGGATTGTCCGCTGTTGCGGTGCAGATGGACTCCCCCGCCTCTTATCGCGTGCTGATCGTCATCAGCAGCATGTGCCTTCTCGGTGCGGCCGCTATGGTTCGCAAACTTCCACATCTTGCTCCGGCTGTCCGCGCTGGTTCACGTGCCGAACGCTGGATTGCGCTGAAGGACCGTCCGTATCTTGCGTTGATGGGGTTGGATGCGGTCCTTTCGCTCCAGTTCCGGATTCTGAATGTGATCATCCCGCTCTGGATCATTGAGCACACCTTCGCGCCGAGGTGGACAGCTCCTGGCACACTCGTCCTGAACACCGTCATTGTCGTCACATGTCAGGTAATGTTCAGTCGCTCGATCGACAACCCGCGGTCCGGCGGCGTGGCCCTGCGTCGGTCCGGTTGGGCCTTCCTGGCCGCGTGCGTGATCTTTGGGTTCTCGGCTGGAGGATCGGGTTGGATCGCGATACTTGTGCTGGCGGCCGGGGTCGTGACATTGAGTGTCGGAGAGTTGTGGCAAACAGCCGGACGGTTCGAGGTTTCCAACTCACTGGCACCACCGCACGTGATCGGCCAGTATCTCGGTGTCTTCAGCGTCGGCATGCGGTTGTCCGACTCCATCGGTCCCGCATTACTGACTGTACTGTGTCTCGAAGTAGGTCGAGTCGGTTGGTTAGCAGTGGGTCTGGCGCTGCTCGGGGCAGGCCTGATTGCGCCGGCCGCTGTACGGCGAGCCGAGTCGACCAGAACAAGACGTGACGTCACCACGCGACCCTGA
- a CDS encoding ATP-grasp domain-containing protein, with amino-acid sequence MKPHVTVLHRAPAIAMPFADRIDHDHYAVSYVTRKASMLTVPEGAAEVVVLDDFAAAPGAIRELANRFGIPERIVARSEHDLLTAADLRVEFGIQGNYPEHVLPFRDKLVMCEAISGAGIPIPEFACAADRAAVESFAAVHGFPLIIKPTLGAGARGIVQLNAPNDLAELPDLDSQPYLVQHFCPDDVGHVDGVWLGTELGPWRASRYLNTCLDFAAGGTRLGSVEIDDRDLVLRLGAFTESVCMTLSKGRPQVFHLEFFLGSEQDGTPRIQFLEIAARVGGAEIAYIWRDVHGYDLLGASLDIQLGRDPAAAPLGDEIGGWLVIRPSVPIPCRVLGTHLSLRPTEWSAPYGGDIPEPGSVISETAGYINVGATLRFLGTSSADVMASIQHTAAEFRMHCAPVESAAS; translated from the coding sequence ATGAAACCACATGTAACCGTGCTGCATCGTGCGCCTGCCATCGCGATGCCCTTCGCGGATCGTATCGACCACGACCACTATGCCGTCTCCTACGTCACAAGGAAAGCGTCGATGCTCACGGTTCCCGAAGGCGCGGCCGAAGTCGTTGTGCTGGACGACTTCGCTGCAGCGCCGGGCGCAATACGGGAACTTGCAAATCGGTTCGGCATTCCGGAACGCATCGTCGCACGAAGCGAGCACGACTTACTGACCGCGGCCGACCTACGGGTGGAGTTCGGCATCCAAGGTAACTACCCCGAGCATGTGCTGCCCTTCCGGGACAAGCTCGTGATGTGCGAGGCGATCTCAGGCGCGGGTATCCCGATTCCCGAATTCGCCTGCGCGGCCGACCGCGCTGCCGTCGAGTCGTTCGCCGCTGTACACGGATTCCCGCTGATCATCAAGCCCACACTGGGCGCGGGCGCCCGTGGGATCGTTCAGCTGAACGCCCCGAATGATCTGGCCGAGTTGCCGGATTTGGATTCACAGCCGTACCTGGTGCAACACTTCTGTCCCGACGATGTGGGGCACGTCGACGGAGTGTGGCTGGGGACCGAGCTCGGTCCATGGCGTGCGTCCCGGTACCTGAACACCTGCCTCGACTTTGCCGCTGGCGGCACCAGACTCGGCTCCGTCGAAATCGATGACCGCGACTTGGTCTTGCGCCTCGGCGCGTTCACCGAATCGGTGTGCATGACCCTGAGCAAAGGCCGACCACAGGTGTTCCACCTCGAGTTCTTCCTGGGCAGCGAGCAGGATGGCACACCTCGAATTCAATTCCTCGAGATTGCAGCGAGGGTCGGCGGGGCTGAGATCGCCTATATCTGGCGGGATGTGCACGGTTATGACCTACTCGGCGCCTCGTTGGATATCCAACTCGGCAGGGATCCTGCAGCAGCCCCGCTTGGCGACGAGATCGGCGGATGGCTCGTGATACGTCCCTCCGTGCCGATACCCTGCCGAGTCCTGGGAACGCACCTGAGCCTCCGGCCGACGGAGTGGTCGGCCCCGTACGGCGGGGACATCCCAGAGCCTGGATCAGTGATCTCCGAAACCGCTGGCTACATCAATGTCGGTGCGACTTTGCGATTCCTCGGTACGTCGAGCGCGGACGTCATGGCTTCCATACAGCACACCGCCGCCGAATTCCGGATGCATTGCGCGCCAGTCGAATCCGCAGCTTCATAG
- a CDS encoding ATP-grasp domain-containing protein: MNYTEYIDHERNLVSYVCTEWASEAVPRAAAATVVVDRTSDTSAVLAAAIDLTRLCGCPERILALSESDLDTAARLRDYFRLPGDRFGDIRHFRDKLRMAEKVAASGIALPAFADAPDKTAILEFAARHGWPIVVKPRLGAGSRGFVKLGSEADLNSLESPATEPRLVQTFCPDPVGHIDGLWTGCRLGAWRASRYLAPPAEYLSGRPKASVEIDDMSLLAAVGKFAHNLFNALSSKPLIFHLEFFIGRHDDRTPRVRFLEIGARVGGTEIPAVWQEVHNRDLFAVATDLQLGRPAQLASLDDEAIGGWLVVPIQVSRPCTVVTAELDLPAGAGPYAQVMPSPGAEIPAGSRDEHVGPRFRFSGPSSAVVAEKIRRTVAALRLEYTPRDQLTFAGYRT; this comes from the coding sequence GTGAACTACACCGAGTACATCGATCACGAGCGAAATCTCGTGAGCTACGTCTGCACCGAGTGGGCGTCGGAGGCGGTGCCGCGAGCTGCTGCCGCCACAGTGGTGGTGGACCGGACCAGCGATACTTCGGCGGTATTAGCAGCCGCTATTGATCTGACAAGGCTCTGCGGCTGCCCCGAGCGGATTCTCGCGTTAAGTGAATCAGACCTCGACACCGCGGCGAGACTTCGGGACTATTTCCGCCTTCCCGGAGACCGATTCGGCGATATCAGGCACTTCCGCGACAAGCTACGGATGGCGGAAAAGGTTGCCGCATCCGGCATTGCGCTGCCAGCTTTCGCCGATGCACCAGACAAGACAGCGATCCTCGAGTTCGCGGCCCGACACGGGTGGCCAATCGTCGTGAAGCCGCGTCTGGGTGCGGGCAGTCGCGGCTTCGTCAAGCTGGGCTCAGAAGCGGACTTGAACAGTCTGGAGAGCCCGGCAACCGAACCGCGGTTGGTGCAGACATTCTGTCCAGATCCGGTCGGCCATATCGATGGCTTGTGGACCGGATGCCGTCTGGGCGCTTGGCGCGCCTCGCGGTATTTGGCTCCACCAGCAGAGTATCTATCCGGCCGACCCAAGGCATCGGTGGAAATCGATGACATGTCGTTGCTCGCCGCCGTAGGGAAGTTCGCACACAACCTCTTCAACGCGCTCAGTTCGAAACCGCTCATCTTCCACCTCGAATTCTTCATCGGCCGCCACGATGACCGCACACCGCGAGTCAGGTTCCTTGAGATCGGCGCCCGAGTCGGCGGTACCGAGATACCCGCCGTCTGGCAAGAGGTCCACAACCGCGACCTTTTTGCCGTAGCCACCGATCTCCAGCTCGGCCGTCCTGCGCAGCTGGCATCGCTCGATGACGAGGCCATAGGCGGATGGTTGGTTGTGCCGATCCAAGTATCAAGGCCGTGCACAGTCGTTACCGCCGAACTCGACCTTCCCGCCGGGGCCGGTCCATACGCACAAGTAATGCCGAGTCCGGGAGCGGAGATTCCGGCCGGTTCCAGAGATGAGCATGTCGGTCCCCGGTTTCGGTTCTCCGGTCCGAGCAGTGCGGTTGTAGCGGAAAAGATCCGGCGCACGGTCGCCGCCCTTCGCCTGGAATACACACCGCGCGACCAGCTGACCTTCGCGGGTTACCGAACGTGA